One Papaver somniferum cultivar HN1 chromosome 10, ASM357369v1, whole genome shotgun sequence genomic window carries:
- the LOC113316193 gene encoding uncharacterized protein LOC113316193 — MRDAQLRYPKAERACLALVHAIQRFRHYLLSNRVVLVAKADPIKFLLSKPALIGRPAKWLLQMSEFVIAFVPPIAIKGQVVADLLAAFPGEDITMLHEEVPGEFPEISIIQEETWLLYFDGSATPSNDTGGAEYEVFLLGLSLAKKAGAKHLEIRGDSKLLVNQMNGVYSLKEITLSLFRNEAQRLLTHFSDATIVHTGRTNNRHADCLATLASKLQFEGSKKSITVQRRSVSSTGISQVEDAQSNDWRAPIIHELSNSLTEGKVSLKELKNFFLLHGALYYRNPDGSLS; from the exons atgagggatgctcaactccgGTACCCTAAGGCTGAAAGGGCGTGTCTAGCATTGGTTCACGCGATCCAGAGGTTCAgacattatctactatcaaacaggGTCGTGCTGGTAGCCAAAgccgatcccataaagttcttactGTCGAAACCTGCTTTAATtggaagaccagcgaagtggctacttcaaatgtcagaatttgtCATAGCATTTGTTCCTCCAAtagcaatcaaaggacaagtaGTCGCAGATTTACTTGCCGCTTTCCCTGGAGAAGATATCACGAtgttacatgaagaagtgcccggtgagtttccagaGATCTCAATTATTCAGGAAGAAACGTGGCTATTATACTTCGATGGGTCTGCCACTCCGAGCAACGATACTGGTGGAGCAG AATATGAAGTTTTTCTCCTAGGACTATCTTTGGCTAAGAAAGCAGGAGCAAAACACCTAGAAATCAGAGGGGACTCAAAgttgctggtcaatcaaatgaatggcgtatactctctcaaagaaataacaCTTTCCCTATTCAGGAATGAGGCACAACGACTATTAACTCATTTCTCTGATGCAACAATTGTTCATACTGGCCGCACCAACAATAGACATGCCGATTGTCTAGCGACTCTAGCATCCAAACTGCAGTTCGAAGGGTCCAAGAAATCCATCACTGTGCAAAGACGCTCTGTATCATCTACCGGGATTTCTCAAGTCGAAGATGCTCAAtcgaacgattggcgagcgcccattattcatgaattgagcaattctctCACGGAAGGAAAAGTTAGTCTCAAGGAACTTAAAAACTTTTTCTTGCTGCACGGAGCGTTATATTACCGCAACCCTGATGGATCCCTGTCATGA